ATAAGGTACTCCAGAAATCAACAtccataaaaaataaacattgaCATTATAATATGGGTCATGTGGCTATCTACTACAAAAATAAAATGTAACACAAATGCACAGATTtcttttaaaagaaaacaaaatgttGTTAATAAATGACATatcaaaatttacaaaaatatttaataacaaaaaaaattaataaaaacaataataatttttttatatatcaattgtgactattttttttgtttttttaatattaccGAAAATTTAAACATATTTCCTCCAACCACTTGTTGATTAGATGGTATCGTCTATTATTaaagttttcatttttgtaatcGATGACCTTTAATACCATacaaaaaattttactttttttctttaaattagtaTCATCCCATTGTTAGAAAGATTTTCTATCCATCACGATGTTTATGTTCATGTTCAATcctccaaaataaataaataaattaaataataaaaactctATAAAATAGAAAGGTTAATAAAAAGATACATGGcggaaaaaaaatcataaattaaaaCTCATATGGCCCAAGACGTAGAAGAAGACAgagaaatataaatattaaaacaaTGACAAATTATGAAATTTGTTAGGTATACAATAATTTTTGTAAACAATATCAACAATGAGCTCTAAAAttgatcaaataaaataaaaatacactacatccCAAATTATttacctaaattttaatattaggataaccatccgcacacctagtgaattgaatATCCGATATattcattgttcatattgtttagtattttcattttctacctatattttttctaaaattataggGTCACCTTTGACAACTTTGAGTTTTAAGTTTGCATCCATAGGTGTGTTAGTGGATTTGCACCCCAAGTAACCAGTTTTTTCTACTTCCTTTAGGTCAAGgaaatttcttcctttgatttgGCTAGTTGGAGACCAAGAAAGAACTTGAGATCACCTAAAACGTAAGTTTGAATATGGATCGAAGCTTTTGCTTGACATTGTCCACCATCTCTTGCTTGTGAGTAGCAATGATTATGTCATCCACCTATATAATGAAAAAAAGCAAAGAGAGTAATCCTATTTGCATCATATGAAGCCATGGCTAGTAAGTGTGATACAAAACTTAGTAAACCACTGCCTTAAGGCTTTGTCGCAAACTATACAAAGATCTTGTGAGTTTGCAGACCAACCCTTATTTTCTTTGAGGATGTCCCAAAAGTAATTCCATGTAAACTTTCTCATCAACCTCTCCATTGAAGAACACATTATTGATGTCCAGCTGCAATAGACTCCAATTCTTGACTGCAACGGTGGTAAGTAAAGTCCTCACTGTGGTGAACGTGTATCTAAAAGAAATTCAAACATGTTGAGTATATCCCTTCGCCACCAAACATGCCTTGTACCTTTCCAACATCCCATGTACCTTTAGCTTAGTTTTATGCACCCAATGACAACTAATGCAACATTTGTGTTTTGACAAAGGCACCATAACCTAAGTGTTATTGGCCTTAAGGGAATCTAGCTCTTCTTACATGATTTGTCTCCATTCTTTGAATTGAACTTCATGATGATAAAATTGGGATTCAAGGACGGTGTCTAATTAGGCTATGGAGTTAGAATAGATAAGGATAAGTCTATGATTGCTAATGTGATTAGCCAAAGGATAGAGAGTAGAGGTATAGCAGATAAAGTCATTGAGATAAGTTAGGGGTTGGATGCGTCTAGCTGGTCTTCTTAACTGCTGAGGTTGGGTGGTGGTGGTGATTGGTGGTAATTCAGAATCATGAGGTTCTAAGTTGCTAAGAGTGGAGTTTGGATTTGTCAACTGACAAGGTGGGGTGAGGTCTTGGATGGGTTTGGGAAGCACAAAATCATTAAACacatagttgtaagaaccggaccggaccggagCGGCCGGTTCGACTGAAAAAACTGGTGAACCAGATTTCTAACCGGTCCGGTTTAGTAATATGACCGGATAAAGAAAAAAACCGACGATTTTTGCTCAACCGACCGGTTCGGAAgcttttttttaatcattttccaaaacgacgtcgttttggtttattaaaaaaaaaagaaaagggatcGCTCATGACTCATATCCCCCCACTCCACACCCCCAATCCCTCTTCTGTTTCCACTTTCCACTTTTTCCCAACCTAGCAACCCTAATCCCCGTCACCACCTCACCTCACCTCTGTCACAGTATCACTCACCCAGCCACCGCTGCCAGCCGCCCGCCGTCGTCGTTTTCATCTCACCGCCAGACACCTATTCTGAAGTCTGAAGGAATGGAACAGACCCCCGGCTTCGCTTCATCCCTATCTCTCATCGCCACGTCGTCGCCCTCGCCGTTGTCTCGCTCTTCTACTCTGTCAAATATGTTAGCTCCAATTCTCCTCTGTTCTGCACTTCTCGCTATTATGACTTATGAATGATGTTGTTCTGCACTTCTTCTCTGTTCTCCAGCAACCTTAAACTTCACTTCTCCTATGTTATCCAGCAACCTTAAACTGCACTTCTCCTTGTTATTCTATTCTGtgttgaaaacttgaaatttATAGGATGAATATGCTTGTTGAAAGTTTGAAACTATGAATAATCTTGTTTTGTTGATTTGTTCTGTGTTGAATATGtttgttgaaaacttgaaaatttATTGTTTTGTTGATTTGTTCTGGGATGAATATGCTtgttaatgagcggataatttatacgctttttgacattgtttttaggtagtttttagtaggatctagctacttttagggatgttttcattagtttttatgctaaattcacatttctggactttactatgagtttgtgtgtttttctgtgatttcaggtattttctggctgaaattgaaggacttgagcaaaactctgataagaaggttgATAAAGGAcaactgatgctgttggattctgacctccctacagtcgaaatagattttctggagctatagaactccacatggcacgctctcaaacgcgttggaaagtagacatccagagctttccagcaatatataatagttcatactttattcgagattagacgacgtaaactggcactcaacgccagttccatgttgcattctggagtcaaacattagaacttggcgttcaacttcaaaagaagcctctgcacgtgtaaagctcaagctcagtccaagcacacaccaagtgggcccagaaagtagatttctgcatcaattacttacttttgtaaaccctagtagctagtctagtataaataggacattttactattgtattagacatcctggattgtatttttgatcctatgatcacgttttaggggctggtcattcggccatgcctggaccaccattacttatgtattttcaacggtggagtttctacacaccatagcttaagggtgtggagctcaactgtacctcgagttttaatgcaattactactattttctattcaattcagtttattcctgttctaagatattcgttgcacttcaccatgatgaatgtgattattcgtgacacttatcatcattctcacctatgaacgcgtgactgacaaccacttccttaatcagaatcttcgtggtataagctagaattaatggcggtattcaagagaatccggaaagtctaaaccttgtctgtggtattccgagtaggattcagggattgaatgactgtgacgagctttaaactcgcgattgttgggcgtgatgataaacgcaaaagaatcaatggattctattccgacatgatcgagaaccgacagatgattagccgtgctgtgacagagcatttggaccatttttcactgagaggatgggatgtagccattgacaacagtgatgccttacatacagcttgccatggaaaggagtaaaaaggattggatgaaggtagtaggaaagcagagattcagaaggagcacagcatcttcatacgcctatctgaaattcccattaatgatttacataagtatttctatctttattttctgtttatttattattattgttcgaaaactccataaccatatattatctgcctaactgagaatttcaagatgaccatagcttgcttcataccaacaatctccgtgggatcgacccttactcacgtaaggtttattacttggacgacccagtgcacttgctggttagttgtgcggagttgtgaagaaagtgctgagttataaacgcgcataccaaagttgaatgccattattagagatcacaatttcgtgcaccaagtttttggcgccgttaccggggattgtttgaaTCACAATTACATGCAACAACAGCGCCAAGTTTTTCTGATccagcaacaacaccaagtttttggcgtcgttgccggggattgttcgagtttggacaactgacggttcatcttgttgctcagattaggtaattttctttttgttttgttttcaaaaatttttcaaaaaaaattatccctattttcgaaaaaaaattaattaaaaataaatcattctatggcttcatcatttttaagaatggattctagagtttcatgaagcatgttgaatcctagctggctgtaaagccatatccaaatccttttggaatgagacttcaactaatcacctcaatgcatgtaatgccatcctaaagctggctggctattaagccatgtccaacccttggattggagctttaggataacattgaaagatttttggaattcttcttaaaaattttgaattttttattttctttttcctatatattttttgaaaataataaaagaaaatacaaaaaaattcataaaatcataaaaaccaaaaatattttgtgattcttgtttaagtcttgtgtcatgttttaagtttgatgtcaattgcatattcatcttgttcttgtatttttcgaaaatccatgcattcatagtgttcttcatgatcttcaagttgttcttggtaagtcttcttgtttgatctttaaattttcttgttttctgttgtatgatgtttttcatgtccatttttgcattcatagtgtctaaacatgaaagatttccaagtttggtgtcttgcatgttttctttacatcaaaaattttttaaaaatatgttcttgatgttcatcatgatcttcaaagtgttcttggtgttcatcttgacattcatagtgttcttgcatgcatcatgtgttttgatccaaaattttcatgttttgggtcataattgtgtttttctcactcatcattaaaaatttaaaaataaaaaaatatattttccttttttctctcaaaatttcgaaaatttgagttgacttagtcaaaaaaattttaaaattagttatttcttgtaagtcaagtcaaattttcaatttttaaaaaccttatcttttcaaaactttttcaaaaaatcaaatctttttcatttttcttactaattttcaaaaaatttaatttaattttttcaaaatctttttcttattttatttcaaattttcgaaacataactaacaagtaatgtgattgattcaaaaatttgaagtttgttactttattgttaagaaatgtttaatctttaaattctagaatcatatcttttagtttcttgttagtcaagtaattaattttaattttaaaaattaaatcttttccaaccatatctttttaatcatatatttttatcatatctttttcaaaattttatctttttcaaaaatttgatttcaaaatatcttcttatcttcttatcttttcaaatttgattttcaaatctttttcaactaactaattgactttttgtttgtttcttatcttttttaaaatcacctaactacttttccctctctaattttcgaaaatttctccttccttttcaaaattcttttaattaattaattattttaaattttaattttaattttatttcacctttaatttttgaaaattattaactccttttaaaaaattattttcgaaaacttctctctctcatcttattctatttatttattcatttactaacacttctcttcatctcaaatctctactcttatcctcacccttgtgtttggattattcatttttcttcactcttattccctttcttcttctactaacataaaggaatctctatactgtgacatagaggattcctcttccttttctgttctcttctttctcatatgagcaggaacaagaaaaaagacattcttgttgaagctgatcctgaacctgaaaggactctgaagaggaaactaagagaagttaaattacaacaatccagagacaaccttactgaaattttcgaacaacaaaaggatatggcagctgaacccaacaacaataatgcaaggaggatacttggtgattatactacacctacttccaagtttaatggaagaagcatctcaatttctgccattggagcaaacaattttgagctgaaacctcaactagttactctaatgcaacaaaactgcaagtttcatggacttctatcagaagttccctaccagtttttaactgagttcttgtagatctgtaagactgttaagactaatggagtagatcctgaagtctacaggctcatgcttttccctcactacaagaaaaacacacaTTCAGGTAcatttgaaaagtgtagccaaaagtgaaaaaaaatgatgccttaggctacagctacgctttttgggctacgacTACGCTTTTTGAAGTGATTCCTATTcgaccgttgcctattctcaaaggctacgcttttctgcaccaagggctacgcttttggcgtttgggaataggctacgcttttcaagtgatgctgtccaggaccaaaggctacgcttttcagctttcatttttccagaataggctacgcttttcaacgctactgcatcacttgtaaagcgtagccacattatataccatagctactttttataagcgtagccttagatccctctttcttttttttgtatactatagctactgtatataagtgtagccttaggtccctcattgttttttttattttctatatattctaataattttttttctaaaacctaatatttagtaatatgattatatatataatcctatttttttaattaaattagttaaaaattataaaataaaaataaatacataataataccatacaatattctttaaataataaaaattatcctttaacaaaatatatttataatgaactaaaaatattgggatgatcataaatgagtattcatacatctcacactaaattaaacataCCCATATCAAATATACATTAgaccacttagaatttactactaataaactataaaaaaaccaaaatattgtatcctacataagtatcttctaataaaagttattaaccttctgatagaagagaaaaaaatcttgttctttaaatatCTTGTTCGACGGAAGATCATATTtgggagatttctggttcttcatCTGCCTCAAATCTTGTTCTGTAGGTTCTGGcaactacaaaagaaaaaaatcaaaattatataaCACTTACTAAACCCCTTAAGGCTTAAATTTGAAAGCATACATAacacaaaaatggaaaaaaatgaaattcacaaacaaAATCAGAAACAATGTAAAGAAGTGTATATCATACCAATTCAATATGACCCTGAGGGAAATAGAAACTCTGTCTTGAACACAAGGAACATCCATTAATGGCCCTGCACAGCCTCCATAGCTCTTTAAACAAATCATCACCAGCCCCATCTGCcacaaaacaaaacacaaacatgTTAGAAACTTTGCATGGTTTTTTTCAGACCAAAGTTGGAAACTTTTTTCTCCCATTTTTGCATTAAGCTCTTCCTTAGTAACCTGTTCACAAGGCAAAAAAGGTCATTCACTTCAtattgaaaaattaaaggaaaacattaaaaatgAAGAGTCCCAACAACATTAGTCAATTGCTAAAAGAACACAGACATTACTCTTTTTCAGCTCAACACTCACATTAACCAAACATGGTAACAACAAAAccacatgaaaataaataaataagtgggAGATATTGAGCAGAGGAAGAGATATTATTAGATCCATTAAGACTTAAAAGAGTCAACtatctaaggtaaagagtcaaccaTAGTCTCTTGAAACTCAGCTCCAAGATAGACACTAGAAACATGGAACCAGTTATCCAAT
The sequence above is drawn from the Arachis hypogaea cultivar Tifrunner chromosome 4, arahy.Tifrunner.gnm2.J5K5, whole genome shotgun sequence genome and encodes:
- the LOC112796542 gene encoding uncharacterized protein isoform X1 — protein: MVLQIDEELLQEVVNMGFDRNQLLESLCNRIQNEVTKEELNAKMGEKSFQLWSEKNHAKFLTCLCFVLWQMGLVMICLKSYGGCAGPLMDVPCVQDRVSISLRVILNCCQNLQNKI
- the LOC112796542 gene encoding uncharacterized protein isoform X4; protein product: MVLQIDEELLQEVVNMGFDRNQLLESLCNRIQNEMGLVMICLKSYGGCAGPLMDVPCVQDRVSISLRVILNCCQNLQNKI
- the LOC112796542 gene encoding uncharacterized protein isoform X5 gives rise to the protein MIDEELLQEVVNMGFDRNQLLESLCNRIQNEMGLVMICLKSYGGCAGPLMDVPCVQDRVSISLRVILNCCQNLQNKI